GATTTTGCTCTTTCTTTTTAAAAGTTGAAAGAGTTATAAGTAATTAGCAAGACTGTCCGGCTTCCTGATCACCAGCTTAAAGCGGATTTTAGCGTTTATTCTTCATTCTCCTGCGGAGTTTTTTATGCTTGTGTTTGTTAATCTTTTTTTTACGCCACTTCTTGACATTGCCCACTCAATCACCTCCTTCTTTAAATTTTTCAATATGTCTGCCGACAATCTTTAATTGCCGTTTTTTGTTCTAACC
The Nitrospirota bacterium genome window above contains:
- a CDS encoding AURKAIP1/COX24 domain-containing protein, producing MGNVKKWRKKKINKHKHKKLRRRMKNKR